One segment of Streptomyces sp. XD-27 DNA contains the following:
- a CDS encoding slipin family protein — protein MVEELVTAGALALSGAAVYAAAAARVVKQYERGIVFRLGKLRSAVRQPGFTMIVPVVDRLRKVNMQIVTMPVPAQEGITRDNVTVRVDAVVYFKVVDPADAIVQVEDYRFAVSQMAQTSLRSIIGKSELDDLLSNREKLNQGLELMIDSPAVGWGVHVDRVEIKDVSLPETMKRSMARQAEADRERRARVINADAELQASHKLAEAAAQMADTPSALQLRLLQTVMAVAAEKNSTLVLPIPVELLRFLERGAEERGGEKGAHHGERHTEVEPTERHTEAEPTEQHAEAEPTGQRTEVEPAGRHAEVEPGGSYTEAAGSRIPEAEGR, from the coding sequence ATGGTCGAGGAGCTCGTGACAGCGGGTGCGCTGGCGCTCTCGGGCGCGGCGGTCTACGCCGCGGCGGCCGCGCGCGTGGTCAAGCAGTACGAGCGGGGCATCGTCTTCCGGCTCGGCAAGCTCCGCTCGGCGGTCCGCCAGCCCGGATTCACGATGATCGTCCCGGTCGTCGACCGGCTCCGCAAGGTCAACATGCAGATCGTGACGATGCCCGTGCCCGCCCAGGAGGGCATCACCCGCGACAACGTGACGGTGCGCGTCGACGCCGTCGTCTACTTCAAGGTCGTCGATCCGGCCGACGCGATCGTGCAGGTCGAGGACTACCGCTTCGCCGTCTCGCAGATGGCGCAGACCTCGCTGCGCTCCATCATCGGCAAGAGCGAGCTGGACGATCTGCTGTCCAACCGGGAGAAACTCAACCAGGGCCTGGAGCTGATGATCGACAGCCCGGCGGTGGGCTGGGGGGTGCACGTCGACCGCGTCGAGATCAAGGACGTGTCGCTGCCCGAGACCATGAAGCGGTCGATGGCCCGGCAGGCCGAGGCCGACCGCGAGCGGCGGGCGCGCGTGATCAACGCGGACGCGGAGCTCCAGGCGTCCCACAAGCTCGCGGAGGCGGCGGCGCAGATGGCCGACACCCCCTCGGCGCTGCAACTGCGGCTGCTGCAGACCGTGATGGCCGTCGCCGCCGAGAAGAACTCCACTCTGGTCCTGCCCATCCCGGTGGAGCTGCTGCGCTTCCTGGAGAGGGGGGCCGAGGAGAGGGGCGGCGAGAAGGGCGCCCACCACGGCGAACGGCACACCGAAGTGGAACCGACCGAACGGCACACCGAAGCGGAGCCGACCGAGCAGCACGCCGAAGCGGAGCCGACAGGGCAGCGCACCGAAGTGGAACCGGCCGGGCGGCACGCCGAAGTGGAGCCGGGCGGGTCGTACACCGAAGCGGCGGGCAGTCGGATACCGGAAGCGGAAGGGCGGTAA
- a CDS encoding cell division protein SepF, which yields MGSVRKASAWLGLVDDSDDERYYDDDYAEGPEPSDAWVTDPRVRVADEAAQDQGTRIATVTPDGFRDARTIGELFRDGVPVIVNLTSMEPGDAKRVVDFAAGLTFGLRGSIERVATRVFLLTPADYQIVSGDAGRASGGFFNQS from the coding sequence ATGGGATCGGTGCGCAAGGCGAGTGCTTGGCTTGGCCTCGTCGACGACAGCGATGACGAGCGCTACTACGACGACGACTACGCCGAGGGGCCCGAGCCCAGCGACGCCTGGGTGACCGACCCTCGGGTGCGGGTGGCCGACGAGGCCGCGCAGGACCAGGGCACCCGTATCGCGACGGTGACCCCGGACGGCTTCCGGGACGCCCGCACCATCGGCGAGCTGTTCCGGGACGGCGTTCCGGTGATCGTGAACCTCACGAGCATGGAGCCCGGGGACGCCAAGCGCGTCGTGGACTTCGCGGCGGGTCTGACGTTCGGGCTGCGCGGCTCGATCGAGCGCGTCGCCACCCGCGTCTTCCTGCTGACGCCCGCGGACTACCAGATCGTGAGCGGCGACGCCGGCCGTGCGTCCGGCGGCTTCTTCAATCAGAGCTGA
- a CDS encoding phosphatase PAP2 family protein: protein MRTDDKLPRTEGRPTDPVRPRMTRTRRWLLGSTLAVYAATVIGVLTTSWLVKLDWQVMLFRPYKQWPEFHTFLDYFVVMGQRGPTAVAVTAWLGWCCWRQRTLRPLLVLGTSLLLLNATVGAAKLGMGRLGPHYATTVGSNEMWGDGDIFPSGHTANAVVTWGVLAYLATTPQARRIASVISAMLALGVGMTTVYLGTHWVSDVLLGWAAGLLVLLALPWLEPSMARAEWILRTLWHRLRRIGSTAPVVLPAPVAPQVAGTVATPRSAGDDVVPARETVAVGALGARVPDGWPHHPARPHTARSERTPVTPTGSRRPPHADRTPRAATPVGPATGRSRAAGG from the coding sequence GTGCGTACCGATGACAAGCTCCCCCGCACGGAGGGACGCCCCACCGATCCCGTGCGGCCGCGCATGACCCGGACCCGCCGCTGGCTCCTCGGGTCGACGCTCGCTGTCTACGCGGCGACCGTGATCGGCGTGCTCACCACCTCGTGGCTGGTGAAGCTCGACTGGCAGGTCATGCTCTTCCGGCCGTACAAGCAGTGGCCGGAGTTCCACACCTTCCTGGACTACTTCGTCGTCATGGGGCAGCGCGGCCCGACGGCGGTGGCCGTCACCGCCTGGCTGGGCTGGTGCTGCTGGCGGCAGCGCACCCTGCGCCCCCTGCTGGTGCTGGGCACGTCGCTGCTCCTGCTGAACGCCACCGTCGGCGCGGCGAAGCTCGGCATGGGCCGTCTCGGCCCGCACTACGCGACGACCGTCGGCTCGAACGAGATGTGGGGCGACGGCGATATATTTCCCTCGGGTCACACGGCGAACGCCGTGGTCACCTGGGGGGTCCTGGCCTATCTGGCCACCACACCGCAGGCCCGCAGAATCGCCTCCGTCATCTCGGCGATGCTCGCCCTGGGCGTGGGGATGACGACGGTCTACCTCGGTACCCACTGGGTCAGCGACGTCCTGCTCGGCTGGGCCGCCGGTCTGCTGGTCCTGCTCGCCCTGCCCTGGCTGGAGCCCTCGATGGCCCGGGCCGAGTGGATACTGCGCACGCTGTGGCACCGGCTGCGGCGCATCGGATCCACCGCCCCGGTGGTCCTCCCCGCGCCCGTCGCACCGCAGGTCGCGGGCACCGTGGCCACGCCGCGCAGCGCCGGGGACGACGTCGTACCGGCCCGCGAGACGGTGGCCGTCGGGGCCCTCGGCGCACGCGTCCCGGACGGCTGGCCGCACCATCCGGCCCGCCCGCACACGGCCCGTTCGGAGCGGACCCCCGTCACGCCGACCGGCAGCCGTCGGCCTCCGCACGCGGACCGTACGCCGCGCGCCGCGACCCCGGTCGGGCCCGCCACGGGCCGCAGCCGCGCCGCAGGCGGCTGA
- a CDS encoding S1 family peptidase: MKHGRISKRRTVIAGAGVAALAVATLTLQNANAAPAAHPDALSAAAAGKLSDRLASTLGGDTAGSYYDAEARKLVVNVVDEAAADAVRDAGAEAKVVTHTLARLDAARATLKAKAAIPGTAWAMDPRTNQVVVTADSTVTGDRLAKLEKVADSLGDTVRVRHSAGKFQTRIAGGDAIWGSGARCSLGFNVVKDGQPYFLTAGHCTEAVQSWSDSQGGEEIGANEGSSFPGDDYGLVKYTADIEHPSEVDLYNGSSQPITQAGEATVGEKVQRSGSTTQVHDGEVTALDATVNYQEGTVEGLIQTTVCAEPGDSGGSLFDGEKALGLTSGGSGDCSSGGETFFQPVTEPLEVYGAEIG; the protein is encoded by the coding sequence TTGAAGCACGGACGCATATCCAAGCGCCGCACCGTCATCGCCGGAGCGGGGGTGGCGGCCCTGGCCGTCGCGACCCTCACCCTGCAGAACGCCAACGCCGCGCCCGCCGCCCACCCGGACGCCCTCTCGGCCGCCGCGGCCGGAAAGCTCTCCGACCGGCTCGCCTCCACCCTCGGCGGCGACACGGCCGGTTCCTACTACGACGCCGAGGCCAGGAAGCTCGTCGTCAACGTCGTGGACGAGGCGGCCGCCGACGCGGTGCGCGACGCGGGCGCCGAGGCCAAGGTCGTCACGCACACGCTGGCTCGGCTCGACGCGGCGCGTGCGACGCTCAAGGCCAAGGCCGCCATCCCGGGGACGGCCTGGGCGATGGACCCCAGGACCAACCAGGTCGTCGTCACGGCGGACAGCACGGTCACGGGCGACCGGCTGGCCAAGCTCGAAAAGGTCGCGGACTCCCTCGGCGACACGGTCCGGGTGCGCCACTCGGCCGGGAAGTTCCAGACCCGGATCGCGGGCGGCGACGCCATCTGGGGCTCCGGCGCGCGCTGCTCGCTGGGGTTCAACGTGGTCAAGGACGGACAGCCGTACTTCCTGACCGCGGGGCACTGCACCGAGGCGGTCCAGAGCTGGTCCGACTCCCAGGGCGGCGAGGAGATCGGCGCCAACGAGGGCAGCAGCTTCCCGGGCGACGACTACGGCCTCGTGAAGTACACCGCGGACATCGAGCACCCGAGCGAGGTGGACCTGTACAACGGCAGCAGCCAGCCCATCACGCAGGCCGGTGAGGCCACGGTCGGCGAGAAGGTGCAGCGCAGCGGCAGCACGACCCAGGTGCACGACGGCGAGGTCACCGCCCTCGACGCGACCGTCAACTACCAGGAGGGCACGGTCGAGGGCCTGATCCAGACCACCGTCTGCGCCGAGCCCGGCGACAGCGGCGGCTCGCTCTTCGACGGTGAGAAGGCGCTGGGTCTGACCTCTGGAGGCAGCGGTGACTGCTCCTCGGGCGGTGAGACCTTCTTCCAGCCGGTGACCGAGCCGCTGGAGGTCTACGGCGCCGAGATCGGCTGA
- a CDS encoding subtilase-type protease inhibitor, protein MRKIAGAIGLGAALTMSCLVAAGSTANAEPAKPRSLYAPSALVLTIGSGDDAKTATVQRAVTLNCRPKAGGTHPDASGACAALYGVDGRFAELPTPESDGRACTKDYRPIVVTAQGVWDGRRVDYSRTYGNACTMESLRSVVFSF, encoded by the coding sequence ATGCGGAAGATCGCTGGAGCGATCGGTCTCGGCGCCGCCCTGACGATGAGCTGCCTCGTAGCGGCCGGCAGCACCGCGAACGCCGAGCCGGCAAAGCCGCGCAGCCTGTACGCACCCTCGGCACTGGTCCTCACCATCGGCAGCGGGGACGACGCGAAGACGGCCACGGTGCAGCGCGCGGTGACGCTGAACTGCCGCCCCAAGGCCGGCGGGACACACCCGGACGCCTCTGGAGCGTGTGCCGCACTCTACGGCGTCGACGGCCGGTTCGCCGAGCTGCCGACGCCGGAATCGGACGGCCGGGCCTGCACGAAGGACTATCGGCCGATCGTCGTCACCGCCCAGGGCGTGTGGGACGGCCGCCGGGTCGACTACTCCAGGACCTACGGGAACGCCTGCACGATGGAGTCGCTGCGGTCCGTGGTGTTCTCGTTCTGA
- a CDS encoding MFS transporter produces the protein MSGTTTAGTRRAAGVPRHRRGAGALGGGNRWVVLVVLCVSLLLVAVDGTALHVAVPAVSEDLRPGAIELLWIIDAYPLVCASLLILFGTLGDRVGRRRILLLGYGLFGVASALAAFATTPQILIVARALLGVGGAMIMPATLSILRQVFPDRRERALAIGVWSAVAGIGAAVGPLLGGFLLEHFWWGSVFLINIPLMVVALPVGRWLLPESAGDRDGPWDVVGALVAAFGLAGVVLGVKRMGSGEELTEPATLGPLLLGAVLLALFVRRQRRRAHPLVDLHLFARPAFGISVGCIVLALLALVGLELVAAQYLQLVLGLTPLETGLRLLPLTFAAMAAGLVGSRMLDRLGPRAMVALGFALTAAAVLSLTLMGQSDRPALLIGGFVALGFGLETTLFGAYESMLSEAPAQSAGGAAAIGETSYQLGAGMGIALLGSVMNAAYAPGVTSVDGVPRHDSIAARQSLAEAYEVSDKLGGPAGSALRVAAREAFVHGLHVTLAVSALLLVLGAVAALRLPRTMECGADSGEKDTAVPASGTEPGRESGTASGREDVLPGAEDAPTAARAPVTVEPSG, from the coding sequence ATGTCCGGGACGACCACGGCCGGCACTCGGCGGGCGGCGGGCGTTCCCCGGCATCGGCGCGGCGCGGGCGCGCTCGGCGGAGGCAACCGCTGGGTGGTGCTCGTCGTCCTGTGCGTCAGCCTCCTGCTGGTGGCCGTCGACGGCACCGCGCTCCACGTCGCCGTCCCCGCCGTCAGCGAGGACCTGCGGCCCGGCGCGATCGAACTGCTGTGGATCATCGACGCCTACCCGCTGGTCTGCGCCTCGCTGCTGATCCTCTTCGGCACCCTCGGCGACCGGGTCGGACGACGGCGCATCCTGCTGCTCGGCTACGGCCTCTTCGGCGTCGCCTCGGCACTTGCCGCGTTCGCGACCACCCCCCAGATCCTCATCGTCGCCCGCGCCCTGCTCGGCGTCGGCGGGGCGATGATCATGCCCGCCACGCTGTCGATCCTGCGACAGGTCTTCCCCGACCGCCGCGAGCGCGCGCTCGCCATCGGCGTCTGGAGCGCGGTCGCCGGTATCGGCGCCGCGGTCGGCCCGCTGCTCGGCGGCTTCCTGCTGGAGCACTTCTGGTGGGGCTCGGTCTTCCTGATCAACATCCCGCTGATGGTGGTCGCCCTCCCCGTGGGCCGCTGGCTGCTGCCGGAGTCCGCCGGTGACCGGGACGGTCCGTGGGACGTGGTCGGCGCGCTGGTGGCCGCGTTCGGACTGGCCGGCGTGGTCCTCGGCGTGAAGCGGATGGGCAGCGGGGAAGAGCTGACGGAGCCCGCCACCCTCGGCCCGCTGCTGCTCGGCGCCGTCCTGCTGGCCCTCTTCGTACGCCGCCAGCGCCGCCGCGCCCACCCTCTGGTGGACCTCCATCTCTTCGCCCGCCCCGCCTTCGGGATATCCGTCGGCTGCATCGTGCTGGCGCTGCTCGCCCTCGTGGGCCTGGAGCTCGTCGCGGCCCAGTACCTCCAGCTCGTCCTCGGACTCACTCCGCTGGAGACCGGCCTGCGGCTGCTGCCGCTCACCTTCGCCGCCATGGCCGCCGGTCTCGTCGGGTCCCGGATGCTCGACCGGCTCGGACCGCGCGCCATGGTCGCCCTCGGCTTCGCCCTCACCGCGGCGGCCGTGCTCAGCCTCACCCTCATGGGGCAGTCCGACCGGCCCGCGCTCCTCATCGGCGGTTTCGTCGCCCTCGGCTTCGGCCTGGAGACGACCCTCTTCGGGGCATACGAATCCATGCTCAGCGAGGCCCCGGCCCAGTCCGCGGGCGGTGCCGCGGCCATCGGCGAGACCTCGTACCAGCTCGGCGCGGGCATGGGGATAGCCCTCCTCGGCAGCGTCATGAACGCCGCGTACGCGCCCGGCGTCACCTCCGTGGACGGCGTCCCACGCCACGACTCCATCGCCGCCCGCCAGTCGCTGGCCGAGGCGTACGAAGTCTCCGACAAGCTCGGCGGACCGGCCGGAAGCGCCCTGCGGGTGGCAGCCCGGGAGGCGTTCGTCCACGGTCTGCACGTCACCCTCGCGGTCAGCGCGCTGCTGCTGGTCCTGGGCGCTGTCGCGGCGCTCCGGCTGCCTCGGACGATGGAGTGCGGTGCGGACTCCGGCGAGAAGGACACCGCGGTGCCCGCCTCCGGCACAGAGCCCGGCAGGGAATCCGGCACCGCATCCGGCAGGGAGGACGTCCTGCCCGGCGCGGAGGACGCGCCCACGGCCGCCCGCGCCCCGGTGACCGTGGAGCCCTCGGGCTGA
- a CDS encoding S1 family peptidase, which yields MRIKRNTPRAGVARRAKLIAAASAAVAVAAIAVPSAANASDDPAKTFSASEAKAASAAVLDADVAGTAWYVDKATNTLVVTADSTVSQAEIAKIKKTAGANADAIEIKRTPGTFDKLISGGDAIYASSWRCSLGFNVRNSSGANYFVTAGHCTDGAGTWYSNSGRTTVIGPTAGSSFPVNDYGLVRYSGSVTPSGTVGSQDITRAANPTVGQTVTRRGSTTGTHSGRVTGLNATVNYGGGDVVYGMIQTTVCAEPGDSGGPLYSGTTALGLTSGGSGNCSSGGTTFFQPVVEALNAYGVSVY from the coding sequence TTGAGGATCAAGCGCAACACCCCCCGCGCCGGCGTCGCGAGACGCGCCAAGCTCATCGCCGCCGCATCGGCGGCCGTGGCCGTCGCGGCGATCGCCGTGCCGTCCGCGGCCAACGCGTCGGACGACCCGGCGAAGACGTTCAGCGCGTCCGAGGCCAAGGCCGCGAGCGCCGCGGTACTCGACGCCGATGTCGCCGGTACCGCCTGGTATGTCGACAAGGCCACCAACACCCTTGTCGTCACGGCCGACAGCACCGTGAGCCAGGCCGAGATAGCCAAGATCAAGAAGACGGCCGGCGCGAACGCCGACGCGATCGAGATCAAGCGCACTCCGGGTACGTTCGACAAGCTCATCTCCGGCGGCGACGCCATCTACGCCTCCAGCTGGCGCTGCTCGCTGGGCTTCAACGTCCGCAACAGCAGCGGAGCCAACTACTTCGTGACGGCCGGGCACTGCACCGACGGTGCGGGCACCTGGTACTCCAACTCCGGCCGCACCACGGTCATCGGCCCGACGGCCGGCTCCAGCTTCCCGGTCAACGACTACGGCCTGGTCCGCTACAGCGGCTCCGTCACACCCTCGGGCACCGTCGGCAGCCAGGACATCACGCGCGCGGCCAACCCGACCGTCGGGCAGACGGTGACCCGCCGCGGCAGCACCACCGGAACCCACAGCGGCCGGGTCACCGGCTTGAACGCCACCGTCAACTACGGCGGAGGCGATGTCGTCTACGGCATGATCCAGACCACGGTCTGCGCCGAGCCGGGCGACAGCGGCGGGCCGCTCTACTCCGGGACCACCGCGCTGGGCCTCACCTCCGGCGGCAGCGGCAACTGCAGCTCCGGCGGCACGACCTTCTTCCAGCCGGTCGTCGAGGCTCTGAACGCGTACGGCGTGAGCGTCTACTGA
- a CDS encoding I78 family peptidase inhibitor gives MAPIPTPAPEPDDAPDGYVGLDAGTAERQARDRGWSTVRTLPPGAIITMEYVRGRLNFEVGDGVVRRCWKG, from the coding sequence ATGGCACCGATACCCACGCCCGCACCCGAGCCCGACGACGCTCCCGACGGCTACGTCGGCCTGGACGCCGGCACCGCCGAGCGGCAGGCACGCGACCGCGGCTGGAGCACCGTCCGGACGCTGCCGCCCGGCGCGATCATCACCATGGAGTACGTCCGGGGCAGGCTCAACTTCGAGGTCGGCGACGGCGTCGTACGGCGCTGCTGGAAGGGCTGA
- a CDS encoding acyl-CoA dehydrogenase family protein, translating to MSTRSLPPFDPTDPLGIDDLLDPEELAVRDTVRRWAADRVLPHIADWYERGELPGIRELARELGSIGALGMSLEGYGCAGASAVQYGLACLELEAADSGIRSLVSVQGSLAMYAIHAYGSEEQKRQWLPRMASGEVIGCFGLTEPDHGSDPAGMRTYAKRDGADWVLTGRKMWITNGSVAGVAVVWARTDEGIRGFAVPTDAPGFSAPEIRHKWSLRASVTSELVLDEVRLPGDAVLPGVTGLRGPLSCLSHARYGIVWGAMGAARSSFESALEYARSREQFGRPIGGFQLTQGKLADMAVELHKGILLAHHLGRRMDAGKLRPEQVSFGKLNNVREAIEICRTARTILGANGISLEYPVMRHATNLESVLTYEGTVEMHQLVLGKALTGLDAFR from the coding sequence ATGTCCACGCGTAGCCTGCCGCCGTTCGACCCGACCGACCCGCTGGGCATCGACGACCTCCTCGATCCCGAGGAACTCGCGGTTCGGGACACCGTCCGCCGCTGGGCCGCCGACCGCGTCCTGCCGCACATCGCCGACTGGTACGAGCGCGGTGAGCTGCCCGGCATCCGCGAGCTGGCCCGCGAGCTCGGTTCGATCGGCGCGCTCGGCATGTCCCTGGAGGGGTACGGCTGCGCGGGCGCGAGCGCCGTCCAGTACGGCCTGGCCTGCCTGGAGTTGGAGGCGGCCGACTCGGGGATCCGGTCGCTGGTCTCCGTCCAGGGTTCGCTCGCGATGTACGCCATCCACGCCTACGGGTCCGAGGAGCAGAAGCGCCAGTGGCTGCCGCGCATGGCCTCCGGCGAGGTCATCGGCTGCTTCGGCCTGACCGAGCCGGACCACGGCTCGGACCCCGCGGGCATGCGCACGTACGCCAAGCGCGACGGCGCCGACTGGGTGCTGACCGGCCGCAAGATGTGGATCACCAACGGCTCGGTGGCCGGGGTCGCGGTGGTCTGGGCCCGTACCGACGAGGGCATCCGCGGCTTCGCGGTGCCCACGGACGCCCCCGGCTTCTCGGCCCCCGAGATCCGGCACAAGTGGTCGCTGCGCGCGTCCGTCACCAGCGAGCTGGTCCTGGACGAGGTGCGGCTGCCGGGCGACGCCGTCCTGCCGGGAGTCACCGGACTGCGCGGGCCGCTGAGCTGCCTCAGCCACGCGCGCTACGGCATCGTGTGGGGTGCGATGGGCGCTGCCCGGTCCTCGTTCGAAAGCGCCCTGGAGTACGCCAGGAGCCGGGAGCAGTTCGGCAGGCCCATCGGCGGATTCCAGCTCACCCAGGGCAAGCTGGCCGACATGGCGGTCGAACTGCACAAGGGGATCCTGCTCGCCCACCACCTCGGGCGGCGGATGGACGCGGGGAAGCTCCGCCCGGAGCAGGTCAGCTTCGGCAAGCTCAACAACGTGCGGGAGGCGATCGAGATCTGCCGCACGGCGCGGACGATCCTGGGCGCCAACGGGATCTCGCTGGAGTACCCCGTGATGCGGCACGCGACCAATCTGGAATCGGTGCTCACCTACGAGGGCACGGTGGAGATGCACCAACTGGTGCTGGGCAAGGCGCTCACCGGCCTCGACGCGTTCCGGTGA
- a CDS encoding DUF5685 family protein encodes MFGIIRPCRHRLSETLRTEWMAHLCGLCLALRGTHGQFARVATNYDGLVISVLTEAQSERPGAAGGWRRTAGPCPLRGMRTAPVAKGEGARLAATVSLVLASAKVRDHVADRDGILARRPIAAAARRVAAKWDRAGARSGADVGFDTAVLLDAVGRQDALERAAGPGTPLLEITEPTETATAAAFGHTAVLAGRPGNIAPLEEAGRLFGRLAHLLDAVEDLHEDARTGAWNPIAATGTDLAEVRRLCEDAVRGVRLALRDAEFTKGAGKLTHVLLVHELRYAVDRAFGTTCSGAAPGTHGMHSTHGAQGTHGTHGAQGTHGSYGAHGSYGPAQHPGWTDPQAPPGNPYQPGYPYQPGYPGGPGDPYGPHGPGPGGPGGPGGPPPGPPGRRRGLIAGCLVWAGLCCTCQICCRDPYHDPWSGQEREGWCHKCDCGDCCDCCDCCNCCDGCGDCDCGCDCGC; translated from the coding sequence ATGTTCGGAATAATTCGGCCTTGCCGGCATCGGCTGTCGGAGACGCTGCGCACGGAGTGGATGGCGCATCTGTGCGGGTTGTGCCTCGCGTTGCGCGGTACTCACGGGCAGTTCGCGCGAGTGGCCACCAACTACGACGGCCTGGTCATCTCGGTTCTGACGGAGGCTCAGTCCGAGCGGCCGGGCGCCGCGGGCGGCTGGCGGCGCACGGCCGGGCCGTGCCCGCTGCGCGGAATGCGTACCGCTCCCGTCGCCAAGGGTGAGGGTGCGCGGCTGGCCGCGACCGTCTCGCTGGTGCTGGCATCGGCGAAGGTACGGGACCATGTCGCCGACCGGGACGGGATCCTGGCGCGCCGTCCGATCGCCGCCGCGGCCCGCCGGGTGGCGGCGAAGTGGGATCGGGCCGGTGCCCGGTCCGGTGCGGACGTCGGCTTCGACACCGCCGTGCTGCTCGACGCGGTCGGCCGGCAGGACGCGCTCGAACGGGCCGCGGGGCCCGGCACGCCGCTGCTGGAGATCACCGAGCCGACCGAGACCGCGACGGCCGCGGCCTTCGGCCACACCGCCGTACTGGCCGGCCGTCCCGGCAACATCGCGCCGCTGGAGGAGGCGGGACGGCTCTTCGGGCGGCTCGCGCATCTGCTGGACGCGGTGGAGGACCTGCACGAGGACGCGAGGACCGGGGCGTGGAACCCGATCGCGGCGACCGGCACGGACCTCGCCGAGGTGCGCAGGCTCTGTGAGGACGCCGTGCGTGGGGTGCGATTGGCGCTGCGCGACGCTGAGTTCACCAAGGGTGCGGGCAAGCTGACGCACGTGCTGCTGGTGCACGAACTGCGCTACGCGGTGGACCGGGCCTTCGGCACGACGTGCTCGGGCGCGGCACCGGGCACTCACGGCATGCACAGCACACACGGGGCGCAGGGCACGCACGGCACGCACGGGGCGCAGGGCACGCACGGCTCGTACGGTGCGCACGGCTCGTACGGTCCCGCTCAGCACCCGGGCTGGACGGATCCGCAGGCGCCGCCCGGCAATCCGTACCAGCCGGGCTATCCGTACCAGCCGGGATACCCCGGTGGCCCCGGTGATCCCTACGGTCCGCACGGCCCGGGGCCGGGTGGTCCCGGCGGTCCGGGCGGCCCGCCGCCGGGTCCGCCGGGCCGCAGGCGCGGGCTGATCGCCGGCTGCCTGGTCTGGGCCGGACTCTGCTGCACCTGCCAGATCTGCTGCCGCGACCCGTACCACGATCCGTGGTCCGGGCAGGAGCGCGAGGGCTGGTGCCACAAGTGCGATTGCGGTGACTGTTGCGATTGCTGTGACTGCTGCAACTGCTGTGATGGCTGCGGCGATTGTGATTGCGGCTGCGACTGCGGTTGCTGA